A DNA window from Deinococcus multiflagellatus contains the following coding sequences:
- the pilM gene encoding type IV pilus assembly protein PilM: MSSFLNRLLNPRPNALGVEIGTSAIKVVALRPGSPPSLQHAIMVPTPIGSMRDGLVVEPQAVATELKNLLAEHRITTRHAVTAVPNQAAVTRNIMVPKMERKDLQEAIKWEAERYIPYPIDDVSLDFDLLDDPANVPDDGQMEVVIAAAPTEAVARQVEVLRLAGLEPTVVDLKSFASLRALRGNLLGEHLTKSTLTGSNYTEAGEVALVMEIGASSSVINLVRGDRVLMARNINVSADDFTMALQKAFDLDFSAAEDVKLGYATATTPTEDEEDLLNFDMAREQYSPARVFEVIRPVLGDLITEIRRSLEFYRVQSGDVVIDRTFLAGGGAKLRGLAAAISDALGFRVEVASPWLTVQTDQANVDTGYLQANAPEFTVPLGLALRGVGSRG, encoded by the coding sequence ATGTCGAGTTTCCTGAACCGCTTATTGAATCCACGGCCAAACGCGCTGGGAGTCGAGATCGGCACCAGTGCCATCAAGGTTGTGGCCCTGCGTCCCGGCTCTCCGCCTTCCCTCCAGCACGCCATCATGGTGCCGACCCCCATTGGCAGCATGCGCGACGGGCTGGTGGTTGAACCCCAGGCGGTGGCCACCGAGCTGAAGAACCTGCTGGCCGAGCACCGCATCACCACCCGGCACGCGGTGACGGCCGTGCCCAACCAGGCCGCCGTGACCCGCAACATCATGGTGCCCAAGATGGAGCGCAAGGACCTGCAGGAAGCCATCAAGTGGGAAGCCGAGCGCTACATTCCCTACCCCATTGATGACGTGAGCCTGGACTTTGACCTGCTGGACGATCCTGCCAACGTCCCCGACGACGGCCAGATGGAGGTCGTGATTGCTGCCGCCCCCACCGAGGCCGTGGCCCGGCAGGTGGAGGTGCTGCGCCTGGCCGGCCTGGAACCCACCGTGGTGGACCTCAAGAGCTTTGCCTCGCTGCGCGCGCTGCGCGGCAACCTGCTGGGCGAGCACCTCACCAAGAGCACCCTGACCGGCAGCAACTACACCGAAGCCGGCGAGGTGGCGCTGGTGATGGAAATTGGCGCGAGCAGCTCGGTCATCAACCTTGTGCGCGGCGACCGCGTGCTGATGGCCCGCAACATCAACGTCTCGGCCGACGACTTCACGATGGCGCTGCAGAAGGCCTTTGATCTGGACTTCTCGGCGGCTGAAGACGTGAAACTGGGCTACGCCACCGCCACCACCCCCACCGAGGACGAGGAAGACCTGCTGAACTTCGATATGGCCCGCGAGCAATACTCCCCGGCGCGCGTGTTCGAGGTGATTCGCCCCGTGCTGGGCGACCTGATTACCGAGATTCGCCGCAGCCTGGAGTTCTACCGCGTGCAAAGCGGCGACGTGGTGATTGACCGGACCTTCCTGGCCGGCGGCGGCGCCAAACTGCGCGGGCTGGCCGCCGCCATTAGCGACGCGCTGGGCTTCCGCGTAGAGGTCGCCAGCCCCTGGCTGACGGTGCAGACCGATCAGGCCAATGTGGACACCGGCTACCTGCAGGCCAACGCGCCGGAATTCACGGTGCCGCTGGGCCTGGCACTGCGGGGGGTGGGCAGCCGTGGTTGA
- the murF gene encoding UDP-N-acetylmuramoyl-tripeptide--D-alanyl-D-alanine ligase: MLDPRAVPFDAALHPDARPALRLTWDSREAGPDTAFVALPGERMHGNAFVDAALAAGAPFVLTDLAVPRALRVPDARTALFAWARAERTHAPLVVGITGSAGKTTAKSYAAAALGALSMPVYNTMPAIACFLIERGRAGQPLVVEMGIDRPGEMAELVDLVRPDVGVVTSIGPAHLEQLGSIENIAREKGGILQGARGLVGAQAAAYYPGADSYGFGPVTFAGEGLRVTPEGARFAFAGVPVFLPYAAQVQAEAAVLGLVLAREAGVALPDAAARLRGVQVPGGRYTVHPGSITVIDDAYNASPVAVRAALDALQALPGRRISVLGRMLELGPTERALHAEVGAYARQRADVTYGVGAFAAELGDRAFATVPELTAALLADLRPGDVVLVKASRGISWTPDRRAQEGVGLDTVVQALLKAREQVSASGPAAADL; encoded by the coding sequence ATGCTCGACCCGCGTGCCGTGCCGTTTGACGCCGCCCTGCACCCCGACGCCCGCCCGGCGCTGCGCCTGACCTGGGATTCGCGCGAAGCCGGGCCAGACACCGCGTTCGTGGCCCTGCCCGGCGAGCGCATGCACGGCAACGCCTTTGTGGACGCCGCCCTGGCCGCCGGGGCCCCCTTTGTGCTGACCGATCTGGCGGTGCCCCGGGCCCTGCGGGTGCCCGACGCCAGAACGGCTCTGTTCGCCTGGGCCCGCGCTGAACGCACCCACGCGCCCCTGGTGGTGGGGATCACCGGCAGCGCGGGCAAGACCACCGCCAAAAGTTACGCCGCCGCCGCGCTGGGCGCCCTGTCCATGCCGGTGTACAACACCATGCCCGCCATTGCCTGCTTCCTGATCGAGCGGGGCCGCGCCGGGCAGCCCCTGGTGGTCGAAATGGGCATTGACCGCCCCGGTGAGATGGCCGAACTGGTGGACCTGGTGCGGCCCGATGTGGGCGTGGTCACCTCTATTGGCCCGGCGCATCTGGAGCAGCTGGGCAGCATTGAGAACATCGCCCGGGAAAAGGGCGGCATTCTGCAGGGCGCGCGCGGCCTGGTGGGGGCCCAGGCGGCGGCCTATTACCCCGGCGCAGACAGCTACGGTTTTGGCCCCGTGACCTTTGCGGGTGAGGGCCTGCGGGTCACGCCCGAGGGCGCGCGCTTCGCCTTTGCCGGGGTGCCGGTGTTTCTGCCCTACGCCGCGCAGGTGCAGGCGGAAGCGGCGGTGCTGGGCCTGGTGCTGGCGCGCGAGGCCGGGGTGGCCCTCCCCGACGCCGCGGCGCGCCTGCGCGGCGTTCAGGTGCCGGGCGGGCGCTACACGGTTCACCCAGGGTCCATTACCGTCATTGACGACGCCTACAACGCCTCCCCCGTGGCGGTGCGCGCGGCCCTGGACGCCCTTCAGGCCCTACCGGGGCGCAGGATCAGCGTGCTGGGCCGCATGCTAGAACTGGGCCCCACCGAGCGCGCCCTGCACGCCGAGGTGGGCGCCTACGCCCGGCAGCGCGCCGACGTGACCTACGGCGTGGGGGCCTTCGCCGCCGAACTGGGCGACCGCGCCTTCGCCACCGTGCCCGAACTGACCGCCGCCCTGCTGGCCGACCTGCGCCCCGGCGACGTGGTGCTGGTCAAGGCCAGCCGCGGCATCTCGTGGACCCCGGACCGCCGGGCGCAGGAGGGCGTGGGCCTGGACACCGTGGTGCAGGCCCTGTTAAAGGCCCGCGAGCAGGTTTCGGCCTCCGGACCCGCAGCCGCCGATCTGTAA
- a CDS encoding bifunctional metallophosphatase/5'-nucleotidase: MNKTPLLLLTVALGLSACTPPNTVLPADPVNVTVLGLNDFHGNLEPSGFRPVGATADIKAGGVEAIAAELNDARKANPNTIFVGGGDLIGASPITSGLLRDEPAVYALNGLGMRVSALGNHEFDQGLAELLRMQNGGCASNDTAKACKFDPNYKGANFQWIAANVAYNAASGKTGSPFKSYVIEQVGGAKIAFVGAVTTETPGIVSPEGIKDLAFSDPAAAVNKVLPEIKAQNPDAIIMLIHEGGELAAGSTDNYATVGCKTLKTDSAIYKIATQVDPSVSAIISGHSHKGYNCLVPDPAGQDRIVIQGEQYGHLLQRLDLTVDKANHKVMTVKAANLVVDYDARAKAGQLDFGMTQLVTTARSKVAAISSVEIARLGSPQIKRGYNAAGVQDRTIESALGDVIADALLAAGKANDASVQIGIMNPGGIRADLPDSTQIKPNNAVNFGDVFAVNPFGNTTTILSLTGQQIDDLLEQQFSGANATSVKLLQVSEGFSYKYSQSAPAGSKINIADITLNGTPISPTATYRIATNNFLAGGGDNFLAFKSATNVVQLPGLADTDVLSNYLKAKGPQLTNTVKGRIVVLP, from the coding sequence ATGAACAAAACCCCCCTGCTGCTGCTGACTGTAGCCCTGGGCCTGAGCGCCTGTACGCCCCCCAACACGGTGCTGCCCGCTGATCCTGTCAACGTGACAGTGCTGGGCCTGAACGACTTCCACGGCAACCTGGAACCCAGTGGATTCCGCCCGGTGGGCGCCACGGCCGACATCAAGGCCGGGGGCGTGGAAGCCATCGCCGCCGAGCTGAACGACGCCCGCAAGGCCAACCCCAACACCATCTTCGTGGGTGGGGGCGACCTGATCGGCGCCAGCCCCATCACCTCGGGTCTGCTGCGTGACGAACCCGCTGTCTACGCCCTGAACGGCCTGGGCATGCGGGTCAGCGCGCTGGGCAACCACGAGTTTGACCAGGGCCTTGCCGAACTGCTGCGCATGCAAAACGGCGGCTGTGCCAGCAACGACACGGCCAAGGCCTGTAAGTTTGACCCCAACTACAAAGGCGCCAACTTCCAGTGGATCGCCGCCAACGTGGCCTACAACGCGGCGTCCGGCAAGACGGGCAGCCCCTTCAAGTCCTACGTGATTGAGCAGGTGGGCGGCGCCAAGATCGCCTTTGTGGGGGCCGTGACCACTGAGACCCCGGGCATTGTCTCGCCCGAAGGCATCAAGGACCTCGCCTTCAGCGACCCGGCCGCCGCCGTGAACAAGGTGCTGCCGGAAATCAAGGCCCAGAACCCCGACGCGATCATCATGCTGATCCACGAGGGCGGCGAACTGGCCGCAGGCAGCACCGACAACTACGCCACCGTGGGCTGCAAGACCCTCAAGACCGACAGCGCGATCTACAAGATTGCGACCCAGGTGGACCCCTCGGTCAGCGCGATCATCAGCGGCCACAGCCACAAGGGTTACAACTGCCTCGTGCCTGATCCCGCCGGCCAGGACCGCATCGTGATTCAGGGCGAGCAGTACGGTCACCTGCTGCAGCGCCTGGACCTGACGGTCGACAAGGCCAACCACAAGGTCATGACTGTGAAGGCCGCCAACCTCGTGGTGGACTACGACGCCCGCGCCAAGGCCGGTCAGCTGGACTTCGGCATGACCCAGCTGGTTACCACCGCCAGGAGCAAGGTGGCCGCCATCAGCAGCGTGGAAATCGCGCGCCTGGGCTCGCCCCAGATCAAGCGCGGGTACAACGCCGCTGGCGTGCAGGACCGCACCATCGAAAGCGCGCTGGGCGACGTGATCGCCGACGCGCTGCTGGCCGCCGGCAAGGCCAACGACGCCAGCGTGCAGATCGGGATTATGAACCCTGGCGGCATTCGCGCCGACCTGCCCGACAGCACCCAGATCAAGCCGAACAACGCCGTGAACTTCGGAGACGTGTTCGCCGTGAACCCCTTTGGCAACACCACCACCATCCTGAGCCTGACGGGTCAGCAGATCGACGACCTGCTGGAGCAGCAGTTCTCGGGCGCCAACGCCACCTCGGTCAAGCTGCTGCAGGTGTCTGAGGGCTTCAGCTACAAGTACAGCCAGAGCGCCCCGGCGGGCAGCAAGATCAACATTGCCGATATCACCCTGAACGGCACCCCGATCAGCCCCACCGCCACCTACCGCATTGCCACGAACAACTTCCTGGCGGGCGGCGGCGACAACTTCCTGGCGTTCAAGAGCGCCACCAACGTGGTGCAGCTGCCGGGTCTGGCCGACACCGACGTGCTCAGCAACTACCTGAAGGCCAAGGGGCCTCAGCTGACGAACACGGTCAAGGGCCGCATCGTCGTTCTGCCCTAA